GAAGAGCAGGACGAGTTCGACGTCGTCCTCGAGTCGGCCGGCGACAAGAAGATCCAGGTCATCAAGGTCGTCCGTGAGGTCGTCTCCGGCCTCGGCCTGAAGGAAGCCAAGGACCTCGTCGAGAGCGCTCCGAAGGCAATCCTGGAGAAGGTCGCCAAGGACGCAGCCGAGGCTGCCAAGGAGAAGCTGGAAGCTGCCGGCGCAAAGATCTCCGTCAAGTAAGACCGCTTCGTTGCAGTCGTACTTCGTGCTCTGATCGCACGAGCGCAGAAGGGGCCGTTCTCACCTAGGTGGGAGCGGCCCCTTTTCTGTGTTTCGGGCCCTGCCCTCTCTTGTGTTCCAGGCGTTGTATCGGGTGCATCGTTGTGATCGATCACTGACTCTGCCGGATCGCGTGACACCCCGATTCGGCCCCTGTTTACTCGATCTCGCCGAAGTCTGAAGCACGTCGAAGGGTTTCGGTTGGGTTCACTTGTGGTGTGTCACAGCATTTCGCCACTGGTACTTGTCACAGTTCTGGCGAGTCGCCGACCGCGTCGCGTGAGATGAGCCACACTGATGCAAGCTCTACAGCCTGACTCGGGGAAGTTCTTACTGGGCGGTAAGCTCCTGTGTCGGTGCGGACACCTGCATGGGATACAGTGACGCAACCCACATCCGGGTCGATGTGTACGAATTGTGGAGGTCAGCGTGGGAGTCGAGGTTTCGGTCGAAGGATTGACCAAGTCTTTCGGGGTACAGAAGATTTGGCAGGACGTGACGTTGACCCTGCCGAAGGGTGAAGTCAGTGCGCTCCTCGGTCCTTCCGGTACCGGCAAATCGGTCTTCCTGAAGTCCTTGATCGGCCTGCTGCGTCCCGAACAGGGCAAGATTTTCATCGACGGAACCGACATCCTGCAGTGCTCCTCCCGTGAGCTCTACGAGATCAGGAAGCTGTTCGGGGTGCTGTTCCAGGACGGCGCGCTGTTCGGCTCGATGAACCTCTACGACAACGTCGCCTTCCCCCTTCGCGAGCACACGAAGAAGTCCGAGTCCGACATCCGCAAGATCGTCATGGAGAAGCTCGAGCTGACGGGTCTGCTCGGTGCCGAGGACAAGCTGCCCGGCGAGATTTCCGGTGGTATGCGCAAGCGCGCCGGCCTTGCCCGCGCGTTGGTGCTGGACCCGGAGATCATTCTGGTCGACGAGCCCGACTCCGGCCTCGATCCCGTTCGCACCACGTACATCTCGCAGACTCTGATCGACATCAACGCCAACATCGATGCCACGATCCTGATCGTCTCGCACAACATCAACCTCGCTCGAACGGTGCCCGACAACATCGGCATGCTCTTCCGTCGTCAGCTGGTCATGTTCGGCCCACGCGAGGTGCTCCTCACCAGTGACGAGCCGGTGGTCAAGCAGTTCCTCAACGGCACCATGATCGGTCCGATCGGCATGTCGGAGGAGAAGGACGAGGCGCAGATGGCGCACGAGCAGGCCCTCGTCGACGCCGGGCACCACGCCGGTGGCGTCGACGACGTCGAAGGCATCGTGCCGCAGATGAAGGCCACCCCCGGCACCCCGGTCCGGCAGGCTGTCGGACGCAGGCAGGAGCGGGTCCGTCAGATCATGCACACGTTGCCGCACAACGCGCAGGTCGCCATCCAGGAGAGCCTCGATACCACCGACCCCGGGCAGCAGTACCCCGCCTACGCCGGCCAGCAGGGGTACGACCAGCAGGGCTACGACCAGCAGGGCTACGACCAGCAGGGTTACAACCAGCAGGGGTACGACCAGCAGGGGTACGACCAGCAGGGATACGGCGGTCAAGGTCATGATCAACAGGGCTACCAAGCTCCTACGCAAGGTCGGGGTCAATAGCAGACATGGCGGGATCGAAGAAGTCCGCGTTCGCTCCGGCGAACGCCGCTCTGACACAAGCCGGCAATATCGTCGAACTGCTGGTCGAGGTCGTTCGGAACACCTTTCGTAGGCCGTTCCAGTTCCGCGAGTTCATCGAGCAGGCTTGGTTCATCGCCAGCGTGACGATTTTGCCGACTGCGCTCGTCGCCATTCCTTTCGGCGCTGTGGTCTCGCTGCAGACCGGATCGCTCATCAAGCAGCTCGGTGCCGAATCGTTCACGGGTGCAGCCAGCGTGCTCGCGGTCATCCAGCAGGGTTCACCCCTTGTGACGGCCCTTCTCGTTGCCGGTGCCGCGGGCTCGGCCGTCACCGCCGACCTGGGTTCACGGACCATTCGTGAGGAGATCGACGCGATGCGTGTCCTGGGTATCGACCCGGTGCACCGCTTGATCGTTCCGCGTGTGCTGGCCATGATCCTCATCGCCCTGTTGCTCAACGGCTTGGTTTCGGTGGTCGGCATCGCGGGTGGCTACTTCTTCAACGTGATCCTGCAGGGCGGTACCCCCGGTGCGTACCTGGCATCGTTCTCGGCGCTGGCACAGCTCCCGGATCTCTATGTCGCAGAAGCGAAAGCGGCGATCTTCGGTCTCATAGCGGGCATCATCGCCTCGTACAAGGGGCTCAACCCCAATCCCGGACCCAAGGGCGTCGGCGAGGCAGTGAATCAGACCGTGGTCATCACGTTCCTGTTGCTCTTCTTCGCCAACCTCATTCTGACCCTGGTGTACCTCCAGGTCGTTCCAGCGAAGGGAGCGTAACCGCGATGACTATCGCAAGAGGTCGCGGTGACCGCACACTGATGCGCGTCAAGCGCGTCGGCAATGCTCCGCTCAACGTGCTCGATCGCGCAGGCGAGCAGATGTCCTTCTATCTGCGGGCGATCGGGTGGATTCCCAAGACTGCCGTGCATTACAAGAAGGAGGTGCTCCGCCTGCTGGCGGAGGTCACCTTCGGCAGCGGCGCGCTGGCCGTTATCGGTGGCACCATCGGCGTGATCGTGATGATGTCGGGCTTCACCGGCATCGTCGTCGGCCTGCAGGGCTACGCAGCGCTCGAACAGCTCGGTAGCTCCGTGCTCACCGGGTTCCTGTCCGCGTACGTCAACACCCGTGAAATCGCACCGATCGTCGCGGGCCTGGCGCTCTCGGCAACCGTCGGCTGTGGCTTCACCGCTCAGCTCGGTGCCATGCGGATCTCCGAGGAGATCGATGCGCTCGAGGTCATGGCCGTGCCGAGCGTGCCGTTCCTCGTCACCACCCGCATGATCGCCGGCTTCGTCGCGGTCATCCCGCTCTACATCGTCGGCCTGCTTGCGTCCTATGTGGCGTCCAGGGGGATCAGCACGATCTTCAACGGCCAGTCGTCGGGGTCCTACGACCACTACTTCAATCTGTTCCTGCCCCCGGAAGACGTGCTGTATTCCTTCCTCAAGGTGCTCATCTTCGCTTTCGTGCTGATCATGATCCACTGCTACTACGGCTATCACGCCTCGGGCGGACCGGCTGGCGTCGGCGTCGCAGTGGGCCGCGCCGTGCGTACGGCAATCGTCACGATCGCCGTATTGGACTTCTTCCTGAGCCTCGCCATCTGGGGCACGACCACCACAGTGAGGGTTGCCGGATGATCGACTCGCCGTCGCGACTGCAGCGAGTACTGCTCGGACTTGCATTCTTCCTGGTGCTCATCCTGTTTCTCGGATGGAGCATCACCTCCTACAACAAGACGTTCAAGTCCGTGGTGAACGTGAGCCTGGAAACCGACTCGGTCGGAAACTCTCTGCCGATGAACGCGGACGTCAAGGTGCGCGGAATGATCGTGGGCGAGGTGCGATCGGCGTCGAGCGTCGACGGTGTCGTCACCTCGCAGCTGGCGATCGATCCGGACAAGGCACCGCTGATTCCGTCGAACGCGACGGCTCGGCTGCTTCCGAAGACTCTGTTCGGTGAGCGTTACGTCTCGCTGATCGTGCCCGAGAACGATTCGGCGTCGCCGATCACCGACGGCACGGTTCTGCGTCAGGACACGAGCGGAAACGCGATCGAGGTCGGGCAGCTGCTCGACGGCTTGCTCCCGCTGCTGCAGGCGATTCCGCCGCAGGATCTGGCCAATACCCTCGGGTCACTGGCTCAGGGTCTCAGCGGGCGCGGCGAGCAACTGGGGCAGACCATCGACAATCTGACGAACATCGTGTCAGGTCTGAACACGGAGCTGCCGAACATTCAGCAGACCCTCGTCGGTCTCGCAGATTTCTCCCAGACCTACGCGGACGCGGCACCGGAGCTGATCTCGGCTCTGGACAATCTGCGTACGACGGGCAACACCGTCGTCGAGCGTCAGTCCGGTCTCGAGACGCTGTACGGCTCGCTCACGTCGGCGTCGAACGTCACCGCGGACTTCCTGCAGGCGAACTCCGAGAATCTGATCAGCTTGGCGTCGAATTCCCGTGAGGCTCTCGAACTGCTCGCCGAGTTCTCACCGACGTTCGGCTGCACCTTCACTCAGTTCGCCGAAGGTGCCAGGCGCGGCGCGGTGGTGCTCGGCGAGGGCGACGAGTACCCCGGCATCAACGTCTCCGCATCGTTCGTGAACCCGAAGGGCCGTTACTTGCCGAACCAGGACGAGCCGCGCTTGTTCGACGATCGCGGAGCTACGTGCTTCGAGCCTGCAGCACCCGGCGAGTTCTTCCCGCAGTACCCGGGAGGCTCGATCAACGACGGTTCGTACCAGGTCCCGACCCGCAACCCGGGTCCGCAGGAGATCCCCGGACAGGGCCCACCCAAGTCGGCTCAGAGTTCCATCGTTCCGGCCATCGCGGAATCCGCGGAGCCGGCGAGCTACGAGGGCTCGGACTTCGAGCGTGACACTCTCGCCGTGATCTACGGACAGGCGAGTGGTGTTGCACCCGAAAGCATTCCGTCGTGGGCGGCCGCTATCGGCGCCCCGGCATTGAGAGGAGCGGAGGTGAGCGTCAAATGAGAGGCCTTCTCGCGCCGATCATCAAGTTGGTCGTGTTCGCTGTGGTCACGATCCTCGCCACGGCCACCCTTGCCTTCACCATCGCCAATTCGAGTGGCGGCGGCGGCACCACGTTCTCGGCAATGTTCACCGACGTCACCTCCCTCAACAAGGGCGACGAAGTTCGGATCGCAGGCGTTCGCGTCGGCCAGGTGGACAACATCGAGATCGCCAACGAGCGCGAAGCGAAGGTGGACTTCACGCTCAGCAGCCGCGACTGGCTGCCCGCGAGTTCGACGGCGACCATCCGTTTCCGAAACCTGGTGGGTCAGCGCTACATCGCCATCGAGCAGGGCTCGGGGGACCAAGGTCAGAAGATCAACGGGGGTGCGACGATCCCGCTGGAGCGGACCAAGCCTGCCGTGAACCTGACCACGCTGTTCGACGGCTTCCGGCCGCTGTTCACCACGCTCAGTGCAGACGACGTCAACAAGCTGTCCTACCAGATCATTCAGGTGTTCCAGGGGGAGTCGGGCACCATCAACGAGCTGGTGACCAACACTGCGAGTCTGACGAACACGGTCGCAGACAAGGATCAGGTCATCGGCCAGGTCATCACCAATCTCAACAACGTGCTGGCGACGGTCAATCAGAACGACGGCCAGCTCGACAGTCTCATCGTCAACACCCAGAAGCTCGTCTCCGGACTGTCGGCCGATCGTGATGTCGTGGGTTCGGCGGTCACGTCGTTGGCCGGTCTGACCAACGCAACGGCCGACCTGCTCGAGCCGACGAGGCCGTCGATCCAGGGATCGGTGACGGCACTGAACACGCTGTCGGAGACGGTCAACCGCCGCAGCGACGACGTCGACAAGGTCCTCGGAATTCTGCCGAACAAGCTGGACAAGCTCATCCGCACGGCCCAGCAGGGATCCTGGTTCACGTTCTACCTCTGCGGCATCGACATCGTTGCCGGACCGGGGTATTCGCCGAACCTGAACTTGCCGACCGGGCTTCCGACCGTAAACCAGCCGCTGTACACGAACTCGGCAGAGCGCTGCAAAGCTGGGGGGATCAAGCAATGAAATCTCGTCGTAGTCCGGCAACCATCGGTGCGCTGGGAATCGCCATCATCCTGCTCGCCACGATGTCTGTCTTCTTTCTCGACCGGCTTCCGATCATCGGTGCAGGATCGGTGTACACCGCAGAGTTCAGCGAAGCAGCAGGTCTCAAGCCGTCCAACGAGGTCCGTATCGCGGGTGTGAAGGTCGGCAAGGTGACCGATGTGCGTCTCGAAGGCGACCGGGTGCTCGTGGACTTCACGGTGCAGGACGCCTGGGTCGGCAACGAGTCACGGGCGGCCATCGCCATCAAGACGCTCCTGGGTCAGAAATACCTGGCCCTCGATCCCAGCGGCTCGGACACGTTGAGCCCCAAGGACACGATTCCACTCGATCGCACCACGTCTCCGTACGACGTCATCGATGCGTTCTCGGCGGCGGCATCGACGATCAACGACATCGACACCGATCAACTCGCGAACAGCATGCGAACCCTGTCCGAGGCGTTCTCGGAGACGCCGGCGAACATTCGTGCGTCCTTGGACGGCGTGACTCGGCTTTCTCAGACAGTGGCAAGCCGCGACGAGGAACTGAAGAAGCTGTTCGCCGCTACCGGCGAGACCTCGAAGGTGCTGGCCGACCGCAACGAGCAGTTCAACAAGTTGATCACCGATGCAGGCCCGTTGCTCGAAGAGCTCAACAACCGGCAGCAGGCCATCTCGCAGCTCCTCACCGGCACGCAGCGCGTATCTCAGGAGCTGACCGGTCTGGTCCGCGACAACGAGGCCACCATCAACCCGATGCTGCAGCAGCTCAACGGCGTCATCGAGATCCTGCAGCGCAACAACGACAATCTGGACCGGGCGCTCAAGCTGTACGAGCCGTTCATTCGCCTCTACACCAACGTGACCGGTAACGGCCGGTGGCTCGATATCGTCCTGGCCAACCTCACACCACCCGGAGTTCCGTTGATACCTGGTTACCGCGAGCCCTCGGTCGACAAGTTGGCGGGGAACTGATGACAGACACTCAGGCAGCGCCGCGAAACAAGAACAAACTCGCAATCATCGCGGTCGTCGTGGTTGTAGCACTGGTCGTAGCGGTCGCCGGGTGGTGGCTGTTCACCAGGGCCGGAACAACCAAGATCACCGCCTACTTCGACAAGTCGGTCGGCATCTATTCGGGTTCCGAGGTGCGTGTGCTCGGCGTCAAGGTCGGTACCGTCGATTCCGTCACCCCGATGGGCGACGACGTCGAGGTCGTCCTCCGAGTCGACCGGGGCATCGACATCCCGGCCGATGCGAAGGCCGTCCAGGTCACCCCGTCGCTCGTCGCCGATCGCTATGTTCAGCTCGCACCCGCGTACACCGGCGGCGACACCATGGCCAGCGGAACGACCATCGGTCGAGATCGCACGGCCACACCCGTCGAGGTCGACGAGCTGTACTCGTCGATCAACGACCTGTCCAAAGCTCTCGGGCCCGACGGGGCCAACAAGGACGGCGCGCTCACGGACTTCGTGAACACCGGTGCCGCCAACCTCGAGGGCAACGGTGAAGCGCTGGGCAACAGCATCACTCAGCTCTCGGCGGCCGGTCGGACCTTGAGCGACTCGCGTACCGACGTGTTCGACACGATCAAGAATCTGCAGACCTTCGTCAGTGCTCTGTCCGTGAACGATCAGCAGGTGCGCAACTTCAACACCCAGTTGGCCGACCTGACCGGTTTCCTGTCCGGTCAGCGTGAGGATCTCGGTGCTGCGCTGCAGCAACTCTCGGTGTCGCTCGGTGACGTCGCCACGTTCGTCGCCGACAACCGCACCGAACTGACCGACGCGGCCAACGGGCTCGTACAGCCCACTCAAACCCTGGCCGACAACCGTGAGCAGTTGGTGCAGACCTTGACGTTGCTGCCACTGGCTATCAGCAACCTGGTCAATGCGTACGACGCCGAGTCGGGCACGCTCGCTTCGCGCGCCAATCTGCAGAACGAGACCCAGGATCCTCTCGGCACCGTCTGCCGGTTGATCGACCTGGGCAAGTTGGTACCCGGTGATCCGCGCTTCGAGGCTCTGGGAGCGCAGATTCAGCCGATCATCGATCAGTGCGCCAACATCACGACCATGATTCAGGCGCCTCTCGCCGACCAGAACCGGATTGTGCTGCCGTTCGGTGTTCTCACCAACGACATCCAGCAGAACCAGTCCGTGCCGGGCACGGTCCCGGGCGTGGTCTCGCCCAAGCTCGGAACCAGCTCGATGCCGGGTCTGGAGCAGTCGTACATCGGAGGTGGGGGACAGTGAGTACCTCTGTGAATCGGAATCGAGCTCGCGTGAAGCGTTCGTTGTCCCTCGGCGCAGGACTGTGCGTGGTGGCCCTGTCTGCCGGTGCATGCTCGTCGGCAGGCATCTACGCCATCCCGCTACCGGGTGGTGCCGATGTCGGAGACAACCCGTTCAACCTGACGGTGCAGTTCGACGATGTACTGGACCTCGTCCCGCAGTCGACCGTCAAGGTCGACGGTGTGGCCGTCGGCCGCGTCGACTCGATCACGGTTCCGAACGATGGTTGGACCGCCGACGTCAACGTCATCCTGAACTCCGATGTCGACCTGCCGGCCAACGCGATCGCGTCGGTCCAGCAGACCAACCTGCTCGGCGAGAAGTTCGTGCAGCTGTCCGCACCTCCGGGTGACGAGGAAGCCGCGCGTTTGCAGGACGGTGCCACGATCCCGCTCGATCGAACTCGCCATGCCACCGATATCGAACAGGTCCTCGGCGCGCTCTCGCTGCTGCTCAACGGCGGAGGCGTCGGTCAGCTCTCGCCCATCGTCAAGGAACTGAGTACTGCGTTCGACGGTCGTGAAGGTAAGACCAAAGAGCTTCTGCAGCAGGCGAACACGCTGATCGATGGACTCAATCAGCAGCGTGACGACATCACCCGTGCCATCGACGGTCTCGACACGCTCAGCGGGCGCGTCAACTCGCAGACCGACAAGATCGACGGGGTGCTCAAGGATCTGCCGATCGCCACCGACGTACTCGAGCAGCAGCGACCGCAGCTGACGGAGATGCTCGGTGCGCTCGATCGCCTCGGCTCGGTCGGCACCGATGTCATCAACCGATCCAAGGACGATCTGATCGCAGACCTGCGAGCGCTACGCCCCACGCTGCAGGCACTGGCCGATTCGGCGGACGACGTGGTGACGTCGCTGTCGGTGATCCCCACACTGCCGTTCGCCGACGGCACGGAGAAGATCATCGAGGGCAACTCGGCAAACCTGTTCCTGTCGCTGGACCTGTCGATCGGAACTGCGCTTCGTAACTTCGGTGTCGGCGAGGGAGATCCGGTCTACGTCCAGCCGAAGTACGGCAACACGCTCCCCGTCGTGGATCCGTCCAATCCGTACTACAACGGAAACGGACCGCGTCCGGGCTGGCCCACGATCTCGTTGCTGCCGTTGCCGCCGATCATCCCGTCACCGGTTCCCGGGCCGGGTGCACCGAGCGGTCAGGCCGCCGCGGCAGAGCCAGCGCCGTTCGACCCGTTGGCCCCGTTGAATGATCTGCTCGAACAGTTCGGAGTTGGCCAGTGAGATCGAAGCTCGTTCGGTACCAGTTGGTGGTATTCGTCGTGATCGCCCTCGTCGGGTTGATCTTCGTCGGCGGAAAGTACGTTCGTCTGGACAATATGCTCGGGTTCGGGCAGTACAAGGTGGCGCTCAATCTCGCCGATTCCGGTGGAATCTTCACCAACGCCGAGGTCACGTACCGCGGGGTGCCGGTGGGTACCGTCGGTGGCCTGCAGTTGACGCCGGACGGCGTTCAGGTGGAACTCAAGCTCGACAACGGCGGTCCCGACATCCCGTCAGACACGAAGGCCGTCGTGGCGAACAGGTCCGCGATCGGCGAGCAGTACGTCGATCTGCAGCCGCAGACCGATCAGGGACCGTTCCTGGTCGACGGCTCCCAGATTGCAGCCGCGAACACATCGACTCCCGTTCCGGTGCAGGACGTGCTGGCCAACACCGACACGTTGGTCAGATCGGTACCGCTGGAGAACTTGACGAAGGTGGTCAACGAGCTCGGGGTGGCGTTCGACGGCAAGGGCAACGATCTGCAATCGCTCGTCGACTCGCTCGGCAACATCTCCGAGGCGGGCAACGAGGCACTCCCGCAGACGCTGGCATTGGTGCGCGACGCGGTGCCGGTGCTCGACACACAGTCCGAGCAGTCGGATCTGATCCGCGAGTTCAGTACCAGCTTGGATCAGGTGACGGCTCAGCTGAAGTCCAGCGATCCCGACATCCGTCGGCTCATCGACACCGGAACCGCTGCGGGTGATCAGCTCGGTGGTCTGATCACCGAAGCCGGGCCGGCCTTGACGACCGACATCAACAACCTTGCGCTTGTCGCGGCTCAGGCCGAGCCGCGGTATCTCGCTCTTCGGCCGTTCCTGACATTCCTGCCTGCGCTCGGTGCCGGTATCTCCACCATCGTCCCGAACGACGGCACGATCCATCAGGGTCTGTTGCTCGAGGTCAACAACCCGCCGCCCTGCACGGTCGGTTACGAGGGCTCGCAGGCGATCCTGGACGAGGAGAAGCGGAAGAACCCGAACTTCGACCCGACCCGGGAGAACTACCCGCTGAACCTCGACGCGAACTGTGCAACGCCACAGGGCAGCGTGACGGGCGTTCGCAGCGCGAACCGAATCGTGTTTGCCGATCCGGACGTGCCGCAGCCGTGGGATCTCAACCCCAAGGTCGATCCCGAGAAGCTCAACCTCAACCCCATCGCCACCCAGTTGGCACCGCTCATCGGCGTCACGCCGAAGTAGCGACATCGGAAGAATTGCTGCTCAGCACTATCGTCGGGCCGAGAGTGGTTCGGCCGGATATTACCGAGTAGTAGGGTGAAAATGTGAACTCGAGCACCGAAGCCCTGGAGTCCCCAGCGACTCCAGGGCAGAACAAGACAGCGAAAATTCTTCTTGCCGTCGTCACGGTGATCGCCGTGGCTGCTCTCGCAGCGGCGGTGTTCTTCGGTTACGGCTGGGGCACGGCGTTGTTCAGCCAGAAGCCGACGGAAGATACTCGCGACTCTGCCCTCACCGGTGCCCAGCAGGCGGCGGTCAACCTGAACACGGTCGACGCCGCCAACATCGATCAGTCGTTCGACAACATGAAGTCGTCCATCACCGGTGACTTGATGCTCAACGACCTCGAGCAGACGCGTTCGGGTATCACCGATCAGGTCCGTCAGTCCGGTGCCAAGAGTGAGGCCGAGGTATTGCATGCCGCGGTGACGGAGCTCAGTACCGACGAGAACACCGCCGAGGCTCTCGTAGTCATCAAGACGACTACGACGTGGCCCGACCGCGTCGAGCGAAGCAAGCTCACGATGCGACTGGCCATGGAAGAAGTCGACGGGGTGTGGAAGACCAACAAGGTCGACCCCATCGGTTCGCGGATCTCGCTGGACAACCCCAACACCAATCCCGTCATACCGAGCGAACCGGGTGCTACCGACCCGAATGCAGCCGACCCGAATGCGGCTACCCCCAGCGCGGAAGCGACGCCGGCCCCACAGCCGGATTCCGGTGGCAACTGACGTTCCCCGGGCAGTGTCTTTTCCGTCTGTAGTGCAGTGAGTCTCGAAGGAGTTCTGTAGTGCCTCCCCAGCGTCGCAAGATCGTCCCACCCACCACCACCAGCAAGGTGCGCCGCAAGGTGGCCGGCACCGGTAAGCCCACAGCGTCCGACGCGGGTTCGACCACCGCGGAGGGTTCGGACACGACCGAGACGACCGCGATAACAACACCGGCACCGAGCACCCCTGCGGCCGACAAGACGGTTGCCGACAAGACGGTTGCAGGCAAGACGGTCGCCGACGAGAGCGCGAATTCGAAGCCCTCACTGGCCAAGGCTGCCACCAAGCCCGACGCCACCAAGCCCGACGCCACCAAGTCCGACGCCACCAAGTCCGACGCCACCAAGTCCGACGCCACCAAGTCCGATGCCACCGACAAGGCCGCCACTCCGCTCGACTCCGCCACGTCGGGGGCTTCCGACGCGGACGCGGACCAGGCTGTCACCTCGCGCAAGGCGTCGAGGTCGGGTATCGGTTACAAGCACGTGGTCGTCGTCGCGATCATCGCCGTGGTGCTCGGTGCATTCGCTGCTGTTGCGGCGTTCAAGCCGTTCGCCACGATCGACAATGCTGCCTGGGTGGATTCTGCAGCCACCCAGGAAGTCACCTCGGCGGCGACCGACGCGCTTCAGACTCTGTACACGTACAAGGCCGACACGATCGATGCCGATTTCGATGCTGCCCGTGCGGTGCTCAATC
The nucleotide sequence above comes from Rhodococcoides fascians A25f. Encoded proteins:
- a CDS encoding MCE family protein, yielding MRSKLVRYQLVVFVVIALVGLIFVGGKYVRLDNMLGFGQYKVALNLADSGGIFTNAEVTYRGVPVGTVGGLQLTPDGVQVELKLDNGGPDIPSDTKAVVANRSAIGEQYVDLQPQTDQGPFLVDGSQIAAANTSTPVPVQDVLANTDTLVRSVPLENLTKVVNELGVAFDGKGNDLQSLVDSLGNISEAGNEALPQTLALVRDAVPVLDTQSEQSDLIREFSTSLDQVTAQLKSSDPDIRRLIDTGTAAGDQLGGLITEAGPALTTDINNLALVAAQAEPRYLALRPFLTFLPALGAGISTIVPNDGTIHQGLLLEVNNPPPCTVGYEGSQAILDEEKRKNPNFDPTRENYPLNLDANCATPQGSVTGVRSANRIVFADPDVPQPWDLNPKVDPEKLNLNPIATQLAPLIGVTPK